The Bradyrhizobium ottawaense genome window below encodes:
- a CDS encoding MFS transporter, which produces MSTSVGELAPASRSSSWRTPAVIILCGCAIGMLGFGPRSALGFFVQPMSHEFSWGRDVFGLAIAFQNLLWGLGQPIAGAVADRFGLFRVMCVGALLYAGGLLLMRYSSTPLSLNIGAGVMVGFGLAGCSFNLVLSAFTKLLPAEKRGLALGAGTAAGSFGQFLFAPIGVALIDNFGWQQALSVFGFLMLLIIPLSLALSTPPAATAASATPADEQTITRALAEAFGHRSYVLLVLGFFTCGFQLAFITVHLPAFLVDRGISTQTGGWVIAAIGLFNIIGSLSVGYLQNSLPKRYILSAIYFTRALATLAFISFPITPFSAIAFGAVSGLTWLSTVPPTSALVALMFGTRWLATLYGFAFVSHQVGGFLGVWLGGIVFERFGSYTPIWWLSILFGVLSALINLPIVEKPVVRAVAQPV; this is translated from the coding sequence ATGTCGACATCAGTGGGCGAACTCGCTCCGGCCTCACGTTCCTCCAGCTGGCGTACCCCCGCCGTCATCATTCTGTGCGGCTGTGCGATCGGCATGCTCGGCTTCGGTCCGCGCTCGGCGCTCGGCTTCTTCGTGCAGCCGATGAGTCATGAATTCTCCTGGGGCCGCGACGTGTTTGGCCTCGCCATCGCCTTTCAGAACTTGCTGTGGGGACTGGGCCAGCCCATCGCCGGCGCGGTCGCCGATCGCTTCGGGCTGTTCCGGGTGATGTGCGTCGGCGCGCTGCTCTATGCCGGCGGCCTCCTGCTGATGCGCTATTCCTCGACGCCGCTGTCGCTCAACATCGGCGCCGGCGTCATGGTCGGTTTTGGTCTTGCCGGCTGCTCGTTCAATCTGGTGCTGTCGGCGTTCACCAAGCTGCTGCCCGCCGAGAAGCGCGGCCTCGCGCTCGGCGCCGGCACGGCGGCGGGCTCGTTCGGCCAGTTCCTGTTCGCGCCGATCGGCGTCGCGTTGATCGACAATTTCGGCTGGCAGCAGGCGCTCTCCGTGTTCGGCTTCCTGATGTTGCTGATCATCCCGCTGTCACTGGCGCTCTCGACGCCGCCGGCTGCAACTGCGGCCAGTGCGACGCCGGCGGATGAGCAGACCATCACCAGGGCGCTCGCCGAAGCCTTCGGTCACCGCTCCTATGTGCTGCTGGTGCTCGGCTTCTTCACCTGCGGATTCCAGCTCGCCTTCATCACCGTGCATCTGCCGGCCTTCCTGGTCGATCGCGGCATCTCGACGCAAACCGGAGGCTGGGTGATCGCGGCGATCGGCCTGTTCAACATCATCGGCTCGCTCAGCGTCGGCTATCTCCAGAACTCGCTGCCCAAGCGCTACATCCTCTCGGCCATCTACTTCACGCGTGCGCTCGCAACCCTCGCCTTCATCTCGTTCCCCATCACGCCGTTCTCGGCGATCGCTTTCGGTGCGGTCTCCGGCCTGACCTGGCTGTCCACGGTGCCCCCGACCTCGGCGCTGGTGGCGCTGATGTTCGGCACGCGCTGGCTTGCGACGCTGTATGGCTTTGCCTTCGTCAGCCATCAGGTCGGCGGCTTCCTCGGCGTGTGGCTCGGGGGCATCGTCTTCGAGCGCTTCGGTTCCTATACGCCGATCTGGTGGCTCTCGATCCTGTTCGGCGTGCTTTCCGCGCTGATCAACCTTCCGATCGTGGAGAAACCTGTCGTTCGGGCGGTTGCGCAGCCTGTGTGA
- the nadA gene encoding quinolinate synthase NadA — protein MPITAIYGPDDFANRPQGHLASSPRPAPAPTARALPTPSLEWTAEVEHATAPLYERVKHVIPPIEWPLMAPTIKAINELKRARGAVILAHNYQAPEIFHCVADIGGDSLQLAVEATKVEANVIVQCGVHFMAETSKLLNPDKTVLIPDSRAGCSLAASITGADVRLLREKFPGVPVVAYVNTSAEVKAEVDICCTSSNAVQVVESLNAPSVIFLPDRYLATYVASKTDVKIIAWKGACEVHERFKGEELRAFREADPSVQIIAHPECPPDVLAEADFTGSTAHMINWVREKRPRRLVMITECSMADNVRAELPDVEMLRPCNLCPHMKRITLANILDSLLTLREEVTIDPALALRARRSVERMINLKN, from the coding sequence ATGCCGATCACTGCAATCTACGGTCCAGACGATTTTGCCAACCGGCCGCAGGGCCATCTCGCGTCCTCTCCCCGCCCCGCACCGGCGCCCACAGCGCGCGCGCTGCCGACGCCCTCGCTGGAATGGACGGCGGAGGTCGAACACGCCACCGCCCCGCTCTACGAGCGCGTGAAGCACGTCATCCCTCCGATCGAGTGGCCGTTGATGGCGCCGACGATCAAGGCGATCAACGAGCTGAAGCGCGCGCGGGGCGCGGTGATCCTCGCCCATAACTACCAGGCGCCGGAGATCTTCCACTGTGTCGCCGACATCGGCGGCGACTCGCTCCAGCTCGCGGTCGAAGCCACCAAGGTGGAGGCCAATGTCATCGTCCAGTGCGGCGTGCACTTCATGGCGGAGACCTCGAAACTGCTCAACCCCGACAAGACGGTGCTGATCCCGGATTCGCGGGCCGGCTGCTCGCTGGCCGCCAGCATCACTGGCGCCGACGTGCGCCTGCTCCGCGAAAAGTTTCCGGGCGTGCCTGTCGTCGCCTACGTCAACACCTCCGCAGAGGTGAAGGCCGAGGTCGACATCTGCTGCACCTCGTCGAACGCGGTGCAGGTGGTCGAGAGCCTGAACGCGCCAAGCGTGATCTTCCTGCCCGATCGCTATCTCGCCACTTACGTGGCCTCGAAGACCGACGTGAAGATCATCGCCTGGAAAGGCGCCTGCGAGGTGCACGAGCGCTTCAAGGGCGAAGAGCTGCGCGCCTTTCGCGAGGCCGATCCGTCCGTGCAGATCATCGCGCATCCGGAGTGCCCGCCGGACGTGCTGGCGGAAGCCGACTTCACCGGCTCGACCGCGCACATGATCAATTGGGTGCGCGAAAAGCGGCCGCGGCGGCTGGTGATGATCACGGAATGCTCGATGGCCGACAATGTGCGCGCCGAGCTGCCCGACGTCGAGATGCTGCGCCCCTGCAATCTCTGCCCGCACATGAAGCGCATCACGCTCGCGAACATTTTGGACAGCCTGCTGACGCTCCGCGAGGAGGTGACGATCGATCCCGCCCTGGCGTTGCGTGCAAGGCGCTCGGTCGAGCGGATGATCAATCTGAAGAATTGA
- a CDS encoding L-aspartate oxidase has product MTNTIHNLTRTDDIVIVGGGLAGLFCALKLAPRPVTLISAAPLGQGASSAWAQGGIAAAVAEGDTPEAHATDTIAVGGGLVDEVVALGIAREAAPRIHDLLSYGVPFDRDLEGRLAVGREAAHSARRIVHVRGDGAGAAIIAALSEAVGRTPSIRLVEGFVAEALLVEDGTVAGLQLREAGNFQANPFLLASRAVVLATGGIGHLYAVTTNPMEASGSGLAIAARAGAVIADPEFVQFHPTAIMVGRDPAPLATEALRGEGATLVNGAGERFMVARHPLAELAPRDIVARGVFAEIAAGRGAFLDARQALGARFADKFPTVHASCIAAGIDPATQIIPIAPAAHYHMGGIAVDGRGRSSIDGLWAGGEVSSTGAHGANRLASNSLLEAVVYAARIADDIAGCSIPAPARLPDAPVASRGGTPDALAGKRLRAMMSAHVGVIRESDGLSEAVHHFAALEREATSIALRNMATSALLVAASAWSRRESRGAHFRSDHPADVPAQAQRTMTTLTAAREIAESLSSLPPVAQSMIA; this is encoded by the coding sequence ATGACAAACACCATCCACAACCTCACCCGCACCGACGACATCGTCATCGTCGGCGGCGGCCTTGCCGGACTGTTCTGCGCCCTGAAGCTGGCGCCGCGGCCGGTGACCTTGATCTCGGCCGCGCCGCTCGGACAGGGCGCATCCTCCGCATGGGCGCAAGGCGGCATCGCCGCGGCGGTGGCCGAGGGCGACACGCCGGAAGCCCATGCCACCGATACCATCGCGGTCGGCGGCGGCCTCGTCGACGAGGTGGTCGCACTTGGGATCGCGCGCGAGGCCGCGCCGCGCATCCACGATCTCTTGAGCTATGGCGTCCCCTTCGATCGCGATCTCGAAGGCAGGCTCGCCGTGGGACGCGAAGCGGCACATTCGGCCCGGCGCATCGTGCATGTGCGAGGCGATGGTGCCGGTGCCGCGATCATCGCGGCCTTGAGCGAAGCGGTGGGCCGCACGCCCTCGATCCGCCTGGTCGAGGGGTTCGTCGCCGAGGCGCTGTTGGTTGAGGATGGCACCGTCGCCGGTCTTCAATTGCGCGAGGCCGGCAACTTCCAGGCAAATCCGTTCCTGCTCGCCTCGCGCGCGGTGGTGCTTGCCACCGGCGGCATCGGACATCTCTACGCCGTCACGACCAATCCAATGGAAGCCAGCGGCTCCGGCCTCGCCATCGCCGCGCGTGCCGGTGCCGTAATCGCCGATCCGGAATTCGTGCAGTTCCATCCAACCGCCATCATGGTCGGCCGCGATCCGGCACCGCTCGCCACCGAAGCGTTGCGCGGCGAAGGCGCGACGCTAGTCAATGGCGCCGGTGAACGCTTCATGGTTGCGCGCCACCCGCTCGCGGAGCTCGCGCCGCGCGACATCGTGGCCCGCGGCGTATTCGCCGAGATTGCGGCCGGGCGCGGCGCCTTCCTCGATGCGCGCCAGGCGCTGGGCGCGCGCTTTGCGGACAAATTTCCGACCGTGCATGCGAGCTGCATCGCCGCCGGCATCGATCCGGCCACGCAGATCATCCCGATTGCCCCGGCCGCGCACTATCACATGGGCGGCATCGCGGTGGACGGACGCGGCCGCAGCTCGATCGACGGACTCTGGGCCGGTGGCGAGGTATCGTCGACCGGCGCGCACGGCGCCAACCGGCTCGCCTCGAATTCGCTGCTGGAGGCGGTGGTCTACGCCGCGCGCATCGCCGACGACATCGCCGGCTGCTCGATCCCCGCGCCTGCCCGCCTCCCCGACGCACCGGTCGCGTCGCGCGGCGGCACGCCGGATGCTCTGGCCGGGAAGCGGCTGCGCGCGATGATGAGCGCGCATGTCGGCGTGATCCGCGAGAGCGACGGCCTCTCCGAGGCCGTGCACCACTTCGCTGCGCTCGAACGCGAGGCAACGAGCATCGCGCTGCGCAACATGGCGACGTCTGCCCTGCTCGTTGCCGCCTCGGCGTGGAGCCGCCGCGAGAGCCGCGGCGCGCATTTCCGCTCCGACCATCCGGCTGACGTCCCTGCGCAGGCGCAGCGAACGATGACGACGCTCACGGCGGCGCGCGAGATCGCGGAAAGCCTGAGCTCCCTGCCGCCCGTTGCGCAATCCATGATTGCCTGA
- the nadC gene encoding carboxylating nicotinate-nucleotide diphosphorylase — MITTTSLLYPDAFLSPLAIGEAVQRALDEDLGRAGDITSLATIPEATKAQAILVARQSGVIAGLPLALATLQQLSSDIDVRAHVRDAARVVRGQQVLTISGPARAILTAERTALNFVGRLSGVATLTADYVARTEGTKMRICCTRKTTPGLRALEKYAVRCGGGFNHRFGLDDAILIKDNHIAVAGGICAVLERARAHAGHLVKIEIEVDTLAQLREVLDTGLADAVLLDNMDLATLREAVRINEGRLQLEASGGVTLDSIAAIAATGVDYASAGALTHSAPNFDCALDIEM; from the coding sequence ATGATTACCACCACCTCCCTGCTCTATCCCGACGCCTTCCTCTCGCCGCTTGCGATCGGCGAAGCCGTGCAGCGCGCGCTCGACGAGGACCTCGGCCGCGCCGGCGACATCACCTCGCTGGCGACAATCCCGGAAGCGACCAAGGCGCAAGCCATTCTGGTGGCGCGCCAGTCCGGCGTGATCGCCGGATTGCCGCTGGCACTCGCGACATTGCAACAACTCTCCTCCGACATCGACGTACGCGCGCATGTCCGTGATGCCGCACGCGTTGTCCGCGGACAGCAGGTGCTGACGATCTCGGGGCCTGCGCGCGCCATTCTCACAGCGGAGCGGACGGCGCTGAATTTCGTCGGCCGCCTGTCGGGCGTCGCGACGCTCACGGCCGACTATGTCGCCCGCACCGAAGGCACGAAGATGCGCATCTGCTGCACGCGCAAGACCACGCCGGGGCTGCGCGCACTGGAGAAATACGCCGTGCGCTGCGGCGGCGGCTTCAATCACCGCTTCGGCCTCGACGATGCGATCCTGATCAAGGACAACCACATCGCGGTCGCCGGCGGCATCTGTGCGGTGCTGGAGCGCGCCCGCGCCCATGCCGGCCATCTCGTCAAGATCGAGATCGAGGTCGATACGCTGGCGCAGTTGCGCGAGGTGCTCGATACCGGACTTGCCGACGCCGTGCTGCTCGACAACATGGACCTTGCGACATTGCGCGAGGCCGTGCGGATCAACGAGGGTCGTCTCCAGCTGGAGGCGTCCGGCGGCGTCACGCTGGACTCGATCGCGGCCATCGCGGCAACCGGCGTCGACTACGCTTCGGCGGGCGCGCTGACGCATTCGGCGCCGAACTTTGATTGCGCGCTGGATATTGAGATGTGA
- a CDS encoding cell wall hydrolase, producing MSVLRNHPKGARFASFGIGLCIFALMPRETGYQDIASLLARQPGVAERWQKQVFSAASSIQLATYSFSRPIGTSVPQSAMVRLASLDGRDVTGAISRSPALQAAPRYQASDFPKVDRSMKGDRLATVAPTEAPEAAAPAAAPPQQDPATSNSSVFGAKTAALPQAMSPESAAALDPELQEALRAPPLPQYSNPPRASDAARAFAVQPLEALKRTTAPTTPVRDPFSVKTSNLFFGSSSLGGNLESIESWQPGAEPLIVMPDPDMKVTASLSPPTVDIAKDIESGESVAPKGEVNADNQRARSPAERLALDDKSRAKSEKCLAEAVYFESRGEAVRGQMAVAQVVMNRVFSGKYPDTVCGAVYQNKHRHLACQFTFACDNNADVIREPEMWERAKKIAKAMLDGQIWLPEVGKSTHYHAYWVRPSWVAEMKKMYKTGVHTFYRPRAWGDGSEEPSWGTPAQTAALSAELAQEAKSSAEMGVSERR from the coding sequence ATGTCTGTGTTGCGTAACCATCCGAAGGGCGCGCGGTTCGCGTCCTTCGGCATCGGTCTCTGCATCTTCGCATTGATGCCGAGAGAGACCGGCTATCAGGATATTGCCTCTCTGCTGGCGCGCCAACCCGGCGTCGCCGAGCGTTGGCAGAAGCAGGTGTTCTCCGCGGCGTCCTCGATCCAGCTCGCCACCTACAGTTTTTCCCGCCCCATCGGCACCTCGGTTCCGCAAAGCGCGATGGTTCGCCTGGCGAGCCTCGATGGCCGCGACGTCACCGGCGCGATCAGCCGCAGTCCGGCGCTGCAGGCTGCGCCGCGCTACCAGGCTTCCGACTTTCCCAAGGTCGATCGCTCCATGAAGGGTGATCGCCTCGCGACCGTTGCGCCGACCGAGGCTCCCGAGGCGGCCGCGCCCGCTGCGGCACCGCCGCAGCAGGATCCCGCGACGTCGAACAGCTCGGTGTTCGGCGCCAAGACCGCGGCGCTGCCGCAGGCGATGTCGCCGGAATCCGCGGCCGCCCTCGATCCCGAACTCCAGGAAGCGCTCCGCGCGCCGCCGCTGCCGCAATATTCCAATCCACCGCGGGCCAGCGACGCCGCGCGCGCGTTCGCGGTGCAGCCGCTCGAGGCGCTTAAGCGGACCACTGCGCCGACGACGCCGGTGCGGGATCCCTTCAGCGTCAAGACCTCCAACCTGTTCTTCGGCAGTTCCTCGCTCGGCGGCAATCTCGAAAGCATCGAGAGCTGGCAGCCCGGCGCCGAGCCGCTGATCGTGATGCCCGATCCCGACATGAAGGTGACGGCCTCGCTATCGCCGCCGACGGTGGACATCGCCAAGGATATCGAGAGCGGCGAGAGCGTCGCGCCGAAGGGTGAGGTCAACGCCGACAACCAGCGCGCCAGATCGCCGGCGGAGCGTCTCGCGCTTGACGACAAGTCGCGCGCGAAGTCCGAGAAGTGCCTTGCGGAAGCCGTCTATTTCGAGTCGCGCGGCGAGGCCGTTCGCGGCCAGATGGCTGTGGCGCAGGTGGTGATGAACCGCGTGTTCTCGGGCAAATATCCCGACACCGTGTGCGGAGCGGTCTATCAGAACAAGCACCGCCATCTCGCCTGCCAGTTCACCTTCGCCTGCGACAACAACGCCGACGTGATCCGCGAGCCCGAGATGTGGGAGCGCGCCAAGAAGATCGCGAAGGCGATGCTCGACGGCCAGATCTGGTTGCCCGAGGTGGGCAAGTCCACGCATTATCACGCCTACTGGGTGCGCCCGTCCTGGGTCGCCGAGATGAAGAAGATGTACAAGACCGGCGTGCACACCTTCTATCGCCCGCGCGCCTGGGGCGACGGAAGCGAGGAACCGAGTTGGGGCACCCCGGCCCAGACCGCCGCGCTGTCAGCCGAGCTCGCGCAGGAAGCCAAGAGCTCTGCCGAGATGGGCGTGAGCGAGCGGCGCTGA
- the ppdK gene encoding pyruvate, phosphate dikinase, translating to MAKAASKPNKTPAKSKSSAKAKAAPAARKTLAKSAPKPVAKTAAKAASKPAAKAVTKAALPKVAAKPAPKKAVSAKAAPAAGKAGKWVYTFGDGKAEGRTEMRDLLGGKGANLAEMANLGLPVPPGFTLPTSVCTYFYAHDKSYPKELQSQVEKALDYVGKLTGKIFGDAKNPLLVSVRSGARASMPGMMDTVLNLGLNDQTVEALSELSGDRRFAYDSYRRFITMYSDVVLGFEHHHFEEILDTFKDGQGYTLDTDLTAEDWVELVGKYKDAVARETGKDFPQDPHDQLWGAIGAVFSSWMNARAVTYRKLHDIPESWGTAVNVQAMVFGNMGETSATGVAFTRNPSTGESKLYGEFLINAQGEDVVAGIRTPQDITEEARQESGSDKASMEAAMPEAFKELTRIYTQLEKHYRDMQDMEFTVERGKLWMLQTRGGKRTAKAALRIAVELANEGLISKKEAVTRIDPASLDQLLHPTIDPNAKRDVIATGLPASPGAASGEIVFSSDEAAKLQADGRKVILVRIETSPEDIHGMHAAEGILTTRGGMTSHAAVVARGMGKPCVSGCGTIRVDYGRGTMSIGSRTFKTGDVITIDGSLGQVLAGRMPMIEPELSGEFGTLMAWADQVRKIGVRVNGDTPDDARTAIKFGAEGIGLCRTEHMFFEETRIRTVREMILSEDEQSRRAALAKLLPMQRADFVELFEIMKGLPVTIRLLDPPLHEFLPHTHAEVEEVARAMNTDPRRLADRARELSEFNPMLGFRGCRIAIAYPEIAEMQARAIFEAAVEAEKRTGKAVGLEVMVPLIATKMELDLVKARIDATAQAVMRDTNTKLTYQVGTMIELPRACLLAAEIAESAEFFSFGTNDLTQTTYGISRDDAASFLGPYVAKGILSVDPFVALDQEGVGELVKIGVARGRKTRPKLKVGICGEHGGDPASVAFCHNIGLDYVSCSPYRVPIARLAAAQAALGKAIASQA from the coding sequence ATGGCCAAAGCCGCCTCGAAGCCCAATAAAACTCCAGCGAAATCAAAGTCTTCCGCCAAGGCGAAAGCCGCGCCGGCAGCCCGCAAGACGCTTGCCAAGAGCGCGCCCAAGCCGGTCGCCAAAACTGCCGCAAAGGCTGCTTCCAAGCCGGCTGCGAAGGCTGTGACCAAGGCGGCTCTGCCGAAGGTCGCTGCGAAGCCTGCGCCGAAGAAGGCTGTATCAGCCAAGGCCGCGCCGGCCGCGGGCAAGGCCGGCAAATGGGTCTACACGTTCGGTGACGGCAAGGCCGAGGGCCGCACGGAGATGCGCGACCTGCTCGGCGGCAAGGGCGCGAACCTTGCCGAGATGGCCAATCTCGGGCTGCCGGTGCCTCCGGGCTTCACCCTCCCGACCTCGGTCTGCACCTATTTCTACGCCCACGACAAATCCTATCCGAAGGAGTTGCAGTCGCAGGTTGAGAAGGCGCTCGACTATGTCGGCAAGTTGACCGGCAAGATCTTCGGCGATGCCAAGAACCCGCTGCTCGTCTCCGTGCGCTCCGGCGCGCGCGCCTCGATGCCGGGCATGATGGACACCGTGCTCAACCTCGGCCTCAACGATCAGACCGTGGAAGCGCTGTCGGAATTGTCGGGTGACCGCCGCTTCGCCTACGACAGCTATCGCCGCTTCATCACCATGTATTCGGACGTGGTGCTCGGCTTCGAGCATCATCACTTCGAGGAAATCCTCGACACCTTCAAGGACGGCCAGGGCTATACCCTCGACACCGACCTCACCGCCGAGGACTGGGTCGAACTGGTCGGCAAGTACAAGGACGCCGTCGCGCGCGAGACCGGCAAGGACTTCCCGCAGGACCCGCACGACCAGCTCTGGGGCGCGATCGGCGCGGTGTTCTCATCCTGGATGAATGCGCGCGCGGTGACCTACCGCAAGCTGCACGACATTCCGGAATCCTGGGGCACCGCGGTCAACGTGCAGGCCATGGTGTTCGGCAACATGGGCGAGACGTCGGCGACCGGCGTTGCCTTCACCCGCAACCCCTCGACCGGCGAGAGCAAGCTCTACGGCGAGTTCCTGATCAACGCGCAAGGCGAGGACGTGGTGGCGGGCATCCGCACGCCGCAGGACATCACCGAGGAGGCGCGCCAGGAATCGGGCTCCGACAAGGCGTCGATGGAAGCGGCGATGCCGGAGGCCTTCAAGGAGCTGACGCGGATCTACACGCAGCTCGAGAAGCACTACCGCGACATGCAGGACATGGAGTTCACCGTCGAGCGCGGCAAGCTGTGGATGCTGCAGACCCGCGGCGGCAAGCGCACCGCCAAGGCGGCGCTGCGCATCGCGGTCGAGCTCGCCAATGAAGGCCTGATCTCGAAGAAGGAAGCGGTGACGCGGATCGATCCGGCTTCGCTCGATCAGCTGCTGCATCCGACCATCGATCCCAACGCCAAGCGCGACGTGATTGCGACCGGCCTGCCGGCATCCCCGGGTGCTGCCTCCGGCGAGATCGTGTTCTCCTCGGACGAGGCCGCCAAGCTTCAGGCCGACGGGCGCAAGGTCATTCTGGTCCGCATCGAGACCAGCCCGGAAGACATCCACGGCATGCACGCCGCCGAAGGCATTTTGACCACGCGCGGCGGCATGACCTCGCACGCGGCGGTGGTCGCGCGCGGCATGGGCAAGCCCTGCGTCTCCGGCTGCGGCACCATCCGTGTCGATTACGGCCGCGGCACCATGAGCATCGGTTCGCGCACCTTCAAGACCGGCGACGTCATCACCATCGACGGCTCGCTCGGCCAGGTGCTCGCCGGCCGCATGCCGATGATCGAGCCGGAGCTGTCCGGCGAGTTCGGCACGCTGATGGCCTGGGCCGACCAGGTCCGCAAGATCGGCGTCCGCGTCAACGGCGACACGCCCGACGACGCGCGCACCGCGATCAAGTTCGGCGCCGAAGGCATCGGCCTGTGCCGCACCGAGCACATGTTCTTCGAAGAGACCCGCATCCGCACGGTTCGCGAGATGATCCTCTCCGAGGACGAGCAGTCCCGCCGCGCGGCGCTCGCAAAACTGCTGCCGATGCAGCGCGCCGACTTCGTCGAGCTGTTCGAGATCATGAAGGGCCTGCCCGTCACGATCCGTCTGCTCGACCCGCCGCTGCACGAGTTCCTGCCGCATACCCACGCCGAGGTCGAGGAAGTGGCACGCGCCATGAATACCGACCCGCGGCGCCTGGCTGACCGCGCGCGCGAGCTCTCGGAGTTCAATCCGATGCTCGGCTTCCGCGGCTGCCGCATCGCGATCGCCTATCCGGAGATCGCCGAGATGCAGGCGCGTGCGATCTTCGAGGCGGCGGTCGAAGCCGAGAAGCGCACCGGCAAGGCCGTCGGCCTCGAGGTGATGGTGCCGCTGATCGCGACCAAGATGGAGCTCGACCTCGTCAAGGCGCGGATCGATGCGACCGCGCAGGCGGTGATGCGCGACACCAACACCAAGCTGACCTATCAGGTCGGCACCATGATCGAGCTGCCGCGCGCCTGTCTGCTCGCGGCCGAGATCGCAGAGTCGGCGGAGTTCTTCTCGTTCGGCACCAACGACCTCACGCAGACCACCTACGGCATCAGCCGCGACGACGCGGCGAGCTTCCTCGGTCCCTACGTGGCGAAGGGCATCCTGTCGGTCGATCCCTTCGTCGCGCTGGACCAGGAAGGCGTTGGCGAGCTCGTCAAGATCGGCGTCGCGCGCGGCCGCAAGACCCGCCCGAAGCTCAAGGTCGGCATCTGCGGCGAGCACGGCGGCGATCCCGCTTCCGTCGCCTTCTGCCACAACATCGGCCTCGACTACGTCTCCTGCTCGCCCTACCGCGTGCCGATCGCCCGTCTCGCAGCGGCGCAAGCCGCACTCGGCAAGGCGATCGCCAGCCAGGCGTAA
- a CDS encoding DUF3096 domain-containing protein, which produces MHITVAHISPILSLIAGVLILIMPRLLNLIVAIFLIVNGAIGLGLLKWLRL; this is translated from the coding sequence ATGCACATCACCGTCGCCCACATTTCGCCGATCCTGTCGTTGATTGCGGGCGTGCTCATCCTGATCATGCCGCGACTTCTCAACCTGATCGTCGCGATCTTCCTTATTGTGAACGGTGCGATCGGGCTTGGGCTCCTGAAATGGCTCCGCCTCTAG
- a CDS encoding DUF1236 domain-containing protein: MRNRILALVALAAAIGSPLAAQAQSGVTVGRAPAVVDSGPTIAVEQRPAFREYVVEQRVPAFSIPDRIIVGTTLPEAGVTYYDVPQRFGATTYRYTVVNGETVLVEPRSRRIVEVLD; encoded by the coding sequence ATGCGGAACAGGATTCTCGCTCTTGTAGCGCTCGCGGCCGCGATCGGCTCGCCCCTTGCGGCGCAGGCGCAAAGCGGTGTCACCGTCGGACGCGCGCCCGCCGTGGTCGACAGCGGCCCAACCATCGCAGTCGAACAGCGGCCGGCCTTCCGCGAGTACGTCGTCGAGCAGCGTGTGCCCGCCTTCAGCATTCCCGATCGCATCATCGTCGGCACGACATTACCCGAGGCAGGCGTCACCTATTATGACGTGCCGCAACGCTTCGGCGCCACCACCTACCGCTACACCGTCGTGAACGGCGAAACCGTTTTGGTCGAGCCGCGCTCGCGCCGCATCGTCGAGGTGCTGGACTAG